The Flavobacterium johnsoniae genomic sequence TACAAAAGAGGATTTGGAGTTCCGACTCTTATAGCTGTTCACCCAGAAAACGATCCAAACGGTTTAGGTTTAGATCAAGCAAAAGCTTACGCTGTAGCAACTGGAGGACACAGAGCTGGAGTTTTAAGATCATCTTTCGTAGCTGAAGTAAAATCAGATTTAATGGGTGAGCAAACTATTCTTTGTGGTTTATTGCAAACTGGATCTATTTTATGTTTTGATAAAATGGTTGAAAAAGGAATCGATGCTGCTTACGCTTCAAAATTAATTCAGTTTGGATGGGAAACTATCACTGAAGCTTTGAAACACGGTGGAATCACCAATATGATGGATCGTCTTTCTAATCCTGCAAAAATCGAAGCTTACGAATTAGCTGAAGAATTGAAAGATATCATGCGTCCATTGTTCCAAAAACACCAAGACGATATCATTTCTGGAGAATTCTCTAGAACGATGATGGCTGACTGGGCAAATGATGATGTTAACTTATTGAAATGGAGAGCTGCAACTGGAGAAACTAACTTCGAGAAAACAGCTCCACAAGAAGCTCCAATCTCAGAGCAAGAATATTTTGACAACGGAGTATTAATGATTGCAATGGTTAAAGCTGGTGTTGAATTAGCTTTTGAAACAATGACAGAAGCTGGTATTATCGAAGAATCTGCTTATTATGAGTCATTACACGAATTACCATTAATTGCAAACACAATTGCAAGAAAGAAATTATTCGAAATGAACCGTGTAATTTCTGATACTGCTGAGTACGGATGTTATTTATTCGATCACGCTTGTAAACCGTTATTGACTGAATTCATGAAAAAAGTGGATACAAATATCATAGGAAAACCATTTTCAACTTCAAATGGAGTAGATAATGCTGTTTTAATTGCCGTAAATAGAGAAATTCGTCAGCATCCTATCGAAGAAGTAGGAGCTTGGTTGAGAGAGTCTATGACTGCAATGAAAAAAATTGGATAATTAAGAAATTGGGAATTCCCGTAGAATTCGATTTTACGGGATTTGCACTGTATCAATGATTTAATATTTTGAATTAGTAAGCACTTATTAAAATTAATAGATATAGATGCATATTGCATTCACTTAACTTCTCTAAAGGTGAGTTAAGTGAAGCTAATCCCTTATAATGGGGTATATTTGGTAGAATAT encodes the following:
- the ilvC gene encoding ketol-acid reductoisomerase, whose protein sequence is MANYFNTLPLRLQLEQLGVCEFMEQSEFADGIAALAGKKVVIVGCGAQGLNQGLNMRDSGLDISYALRADAIAEKRASFKNASENGFKVGTYEELIPTADLVCNLTPDKQHTAVVTAIMPLMKKDSTLAYSHGFNIVEEGMQIRKDITVIMCAPKCPGSEVREEYKRGFGVPTLIAVHPENDPNGLGLDQAKAYAVATGGHRAGVLRSSFVAEVKSDLMGEQTILCGLLQTGSILCFDKMVEKGIDAAYASKLIQFGWETITEALKHGGITNMMDRLSNPAKIEAYELAEELKDIMRPLFQKHQDDIISGEFSRTMMADWANDDVNLLKWRAATGETNFEKTAPQEAPISEQEYFDNGVLMIAMVKAGVELAFETMTEAGIIEESAYYESLHELPLIANTIARKKLFEMNRVISDTAEYGCYLFDHACKPLLTEFMKKVDTNIIGKPFSTSNGVDNAVLIAVNREIRQHPIEEVGAWLRESMTAMKKIG